Proteins from a single region of Sinorhizobium alkalisoli:
- a CDS encoding heme-dependent oxidative N-demethylase family protein, producing MKHTPYDGTSKPFAIGLAQLDSDRWIEPDEALDFYLSEKSRLLIENRSSVFAAAAESGNAQRELLSLLMDYLLRRYPHIYRRDGETIVVGGREVNLNGDPPILSAGALIQDDLAIMECKDGEWRLTAAYIAFPSSWSLAEKFGRSMDEIHAPVPGFAAGSRNAELIARMFDRLPPDRFVERFNWAINADGALHLPKSKTEDIGAEAVALEKERTYIRVERQTLRKLPETGAIAFTIRIYSDPLAALGSRPDAARLALSFITQLRELTLPQAAYKGLVSKRGALISALASIAG from the coding sequence ATGAAGCACACGCCTTACGACGGCACGTCGAAGCCCTTTGCAATCGGTCTCGCCCAGCTCGATTCCGACCGGTGGATTGAGCCGGACGAGGCGCTCGACTTCTATCTATCGGAAAAGTCGCGGCTGCTGATCGAAAACCGCAGCAGCGTCTTCGCAGCCGCGGCGGAAAGCGGCAACGCCCAGCGGGAGCTTCTCTCGCTGCTCATGGATTATCTGTTGCGCCGCTATCCACATATCTATCGGCGCGATGGCGAGACGATAGTCGTCGGCGGGCGCGAAGTGAACCTGAATGGCGACCCCCCGATCCTCTCCGCCGGAGCGCTCATCCAGGATGATCTCGCCATCATGGAGTGCAAAGACGGCGAATGGCGCCTCACCGCCGCCTATATCGCCTTTCCCTCCTCTTGGTCGCTTGCGGAAAAGTTCGGCCGCTCGATGGACGAGATCCATGCGCCCGTTCCCGGCTTCGCAGCGGGCTCGCGCAATGCGGAACTGATCGCCCGCATGTTCGACCGGCTGCCGCCCGACCGCTTCGTCGAACGCTTCAACTGGGCAATAAACGCAGACGGCGCGCTGCACCTGCCGAAGTCGAAAACGGAAGACATTGGCGCAGAGGCCGTCGCCCTCGAAAAAGAGCGAACCTATATCCGGGTCGAAAGACAGACACTGCGAAAACTGCCGGAAACGGGCGCGATCGCGTTCACGATCCGCATCTACTCCGATCCGCTCGCGGCACTCGGGAGCCGCCCCGATGCGGCGAGGCTTGCCCTTTCTTTCATTACCCAGCTCCGCGAATTGACGCTGCCGCAAGCGGCCTACAAGGGCCTAGTCAGCAAGCGGGGAGCCCTGATTTCGGCCCTTGCCTCGATTGCCGGTTAA
- the omp10 gene encoding outer membrane lipoprotein Omp10 produces the protein MKPFATLALLAAAAALTSCHATSRTVRPMPQASQPAGVEGAWVDPNGIVSTFAGGTFSTRTTDTNQLLASGSYVNVSPTLVEINMTSLVRNTQSKVNCALVTSNQLNCTTDSGAQFSLARQG, from the coding sequence ATGAAGCCATTCGCCACCCTTGCACTTCTTGCCGCCGCCGCGGCGCTGACATCATGCCACGCGACATCAAGGACCGTCCGACCGATGCCGCAGGCAAGCCAGCCCGCCGGTGTGGAAGGCGCCTGGGTCGATCCGAACGGCATCGTCTCTACATTCGCAGGGGGTACCTTCTCGACTCGGACTACCGACACCAACCAGCTTCTTGCCTCCGGCAGCTACGTCAATGTCAGCCCGACGCTGGTCGAGATCAACATGACCTCGCTCGTGCGCAACACGCAATCCAAGGTCAATTGCGCGCTGGTGACATCCAATCAGCTGAACTGCACCACGGACTCCGGCGCGCAATTCTCGCTGGCCCGCCAGGGTTGA
- a CDS encoding GGDEF domain-containing protein produces the protein MTGEYAKALMGLQARTPVLIALYDQHDRLRFANAAFRSAYHVGVEEAPTWAEITRRNHATGSGAMIETSDIEGWIDAALERRGSAHTRTAEVELHDGRTLFVTETVDEKGWRLSIAADVTAMREEERKHRRDRDFALRDAQVDELISVPDRRHTLGKLADFVQNCADNPQMWGCVAILDIDYFKAINDRFGPHGADEVLLDFARQMQGFVRRTDCFGRIGGEEFMLILPDTTVSEANLILDRLLEKVRSARPLANIPEFYYTCSAGLAEYREGDKVNDIYVRAGQALHLAKREGRDRVKRYTLPGSDHEFRPDQTS, from the coding sequence GTGACCGGTGAATACGCCAAGGCCCTGATGGGTCTGCAAGCCAGAACGCCTGTGCTGATCGCGCTTTACGATCAGCATGACCGATTGCGCTTTGCCAATGCGGCATTTCGTTCCGCCTATCATGTTGGCGTGGAGGAGGCCCCGACCTGGGCGGAGATCACGCGCCGCAACCACGCGACCGGCAGCGGAGCGATGATCGAGACCAGCGACATCGAAGGCTGGATCGACGCCGCGCTCGAGCGCCGCGGCAGCGCCCACACCCGAACCGCGGAAGTCGAGCTGCATGATGGACGCACCCTGTTCGTGACCGAGACTGTCGACGAGAAGGGTTGGCGTCTTTCTATCGCAGCCGACGTCACGGCGATGCGCGAGGAGGAGCGCAAGCACCGGCGCGACCGGGATTTCGCCCTCAGGGACGCGCAGGTGGACGAACTGATCAGCGTCCCTGACCGCCGGCACACTTTGGGAAAGCTTGCCGACTTCGTGCAAAACTGTGCCGACAATCCACAGATGTGGGGGTGCGTGGCGATCCTCGACATCGACTATTTTAAGGCCATCAACGACCGCTTTGGCCCGCACGGGGCCGATGAGGTGCTGCTCGATTTCGCCCGCCAGATGCAGGGCTTCGTGCGCCGTACCGATTGTTTCGGCCGGATCGGCGGTGAGGAGTTCATGCTTATCCTGCCTGACACCACCGTCAGCGAAGCGAACCTCATTCTTGATCGGCTGCTTGAAAAAGTACGCAGCGCCAGACCGCTAGCGAACATTCCGGAATTCTACTACACCTGTTCGGCAGGACTTGCGGAATATCGCGAGGGCGACAAGGTTAACGACATCTATGTGCGCGCCGGCCAAGCGCTCCATCTCGCCAAGCGCGAGGGCCGCGATCGGGTGAAGCGCTACACGCTGCCCGGTTCAGACCACGAGTTCCGCCCGGATCAGACCTCTTAG
- a CDS encoding homospermidine synthase — protein MSDTTYPVYGEITGPIVMIGFGSIGHGTLPLIERHFKYDKNRLIVVEPREDAKDAELFAHHGVRHVREYVTKDNYKEVLKPLLTEGGGQGFCVNLSVDTSSLDLMKLCRKLDVLYIDTVVEPWLGFYFDTEMDNADRTNYALRETVRREKEKNPGGTTAISTCGANPGMVSWFVKKALLNLADDIGLKYEEPHQDDREAWAKLMKKVGVKGIHIAERDTQRTKNPKPLDVFWNTWSVEGFISEGLQPAELGWGTHEEWMPKNAKQHKKGCKAAIYLEQPGANTRVRTWCPTPGPQYGFLVTHNESISIADFFTVRDKNGDVAYRPTCHYAYHPANDAVLSLHEMFGNGGKAQPELHVLDENELVDGIDELGVLLYGHAKNAYWYGSRLSLEETRRIAPYQNATGLQVTSAVLAGMVWALENPNAGIVEADEMDYRRCLEVQSPYLGPVEGHYTDWTPLDGRPGLFPEDIDTRDPWQFRNILVR, from the coding sequence ATGTCAGACACCACCTATCCGGTCTATGGCGAGATAACCGGCCCGATCGTCATGATCGGCTTCGGTTCGATCGGCCACGGCACACTGCCGCTGATCGAGCGCCACTTCAAATATGACAAGAACCGGCTGATCGTGGTGGAACCGCGCGAAGATGCAAAGGATGCGGAGCTTTTCGCACACCATGGCGTGCGGCACGTCCGCGAATACGTGACCAAGGACAATTACAAGGAAGTCCTCAAGCCGCTGCTCACCGAGGGCGGCGGCCAGGGCTTCTGCGTCAATCTATCGGTCGACACCTCGTCGCTCGACCTGATGAAGCTCTGCCGGAAGCTCGATGTTCTTTACATCGACACGGTCGTCGAACCCTGGCTCGGCTTCTACTTCGACACTGAAATGGACAACGCCGACCGCACCAATTATGCGCTCCGCGAGACCGTCCGCCGCGAAAAGGAAAAGAACCCCGGCGGCACGACAGCGATTTCCACCTGCGGCGCCAATCCGGGCATGGTTTCGTGGTTCGTCAAGAAGGCTCTCTTGAATCTCGCCGACGACATCGGCCTCAAATACGAGGAGCCGCATCAGGACGACCGCGAGGCATGGGCGAAGCTGATGAAGAAGGTGGGCGTCAAGGGCATCCACATCGCCGAACGCGACACCCAGCGGACGAAGAACCCCAAGCCGCTCGACGTCTTCTGGAACACCTGGTCCGTCGAAGGCTTCATCTCTGAAGGTCTGCAACCGGCCGAACTCGGCTGGGGCACGCATGAAGAATGGATGCCCAAGAACGCGAAGCAGCACAAGAAAGGCTGCAAGGCGGCGATCTATCTCGAGCAGCCGGGCGCCAACACCCGCGTTCGCACCTGGTGCCCGACGCCCGGCCCGCAATATGGCTTCCTCGTCACCCACAATGAATCGATCTCGATCGCCGACTTCTTCACCGTTCGCGACAAGAATGGCGACGTCGCCTACCGTCCGACATGCCACTATGCCTATCATCCCGCCAACGACGCTGTCCTGTCGCTGCATGAGATGTTCGGCAATGGCGGCAAGGCGCAGCCGGAACTGCACGTCCTCGACGAAAACGAACTGGTCGACGGCATCGACGAACTCGGCGTGCTGCTCTACGGCCATGCCAAGAACGCATACTGGTACGGCTCGCGCCTGTCGCTCGAAGAGACCCGCCGCATCGCGCCCTACCAGAATGCGACCGGCCTGCAGGTGACGAGCGCCGTTCTCGCCGGGATGGTCTGGGCGCTGGAGAACCCGAACGCGGGCATCGTCGAGGCCGACGAGATGGACTACAGGCGCTGCCTCGAAGTGCAATCGCCCTATCTCGGTCCAGTCGAGGGCCACTATACGGACTGGACGCCGCTCGACGGCCGCCCGGGCCTCTTCCCCGAGGACATCGACACCCGCGACCCTTGGCAGTTCCGCAATATCCTGGTCCGCTAG